One region of Chryseobacterium sp. SORGH_AS_0447 genomic DNA includes:
- the lipA gene encoding lipoyl synthase: MENLVQDTTVQKPKWIRVKLPTGKNYRELRTLVDKYKLNTICQSGSCPNMGECWGEGTATFMILGNICTRSCGFCGVKTGKPMDVNWDEPEKVARSIKLMKIKHAVLTSVDRDDLKDMGSILWAETVNAVRRISPGTTMETLIPDFQGITKHIDRLVDVAPEVISHNMETVKRLTREVRIQAKYERSLEVLRYLKEAGQRRTKTGVMLGLGETKEEVFQTIEDIRNANVDVITLGQYLQPTKKHLPVKKFITPEEFDEFGDFARSLGFRHVESSPLVRSSYHAEKHIH, translated from the coding sequence ATGGAGAATTTAGTTCAGGATACAACCGTTCAGAAACCAAAGTGGATCCGTGTAAAGCTTCCTACCGGAAAGAATTACAGGGAACTGAGGACTTTGGTCGACAAATATAAATTAAATACCATCTGCCAGAGCGGAAGCTGTCCGAATATGGGGGAATGCTGGGGCGAAGGAACGGCAACGTTCATGATTTTAGGAAATATCTGTACCAGAAGCTGTGGATTTTGCGGGGTAAAAACCGGAAAACCGATGGATGTAAACTGGGATGAGCCAGAAAAAGTAGCCCGTTCGATCAAATTAATGAAGATCAAGCATGCTGTTTTAACGTCGGTTGACCGTGATGACCTGAAAGACATGGGCTCTATCCTTTGGGCAGAAACGGTAAATGCCGTAAGAAGGATTTCCCCGGGAACAACCATGGAAACCCTGATTCCTGATTTCCAGGGCATTACGAAACACATCGACCGATTGGTGGATGTGGCGCCGGAAGTAATTTCCCACAACATGGAAACGGTAAAACGTCTTACGAGAGAAGTAAGAATCCAGGCAAAATATGAAAGAAGCCTTGAAGTTTTGAGATATCTGAAAGAAGCAGGACAGCGAAGAACGAAAACCGGTGTCATGCTCGGATTGGGCGAAACAAAAGAGGAGGTTTTCCAGACGATTGAAGACATTAGAAATGCAAATGTAGACGTTATTACATTAGGGCAATATCTACAGCCGACCAAAAAGCATCTTCCGGTAAAGAAATTCATTACTCCTGAAGAGTTCGACGAGTTCGGGGATTTTGCAAGAAGCCTAGGCTTCCGTCATGTGGAAAGCTCGCCGTTGGTACGAAGCTCTTATCATGCAGAAAAACATATTCATTAA
- a CDS encoding SIMPL domain-containing protein, with amino-acid sequence MKWKHFLLIGFMVFGSMINAQEIKKNFIEVTGVAEMEVEPDEIIFNVGIKGDNKNQLADNEKQLFEILKNNGVKNEDIKFKSMYQNVYSKVKIFTKNLQFKVTKKTDMGNLFESLNQKWITSINIAEIKNTKIADFRKTVKVNALKAAREKADYLLESIGKKTGTPLEIVEIEDYTSDTILPMNFRAKTANIQLEAADASADYSFENIDNIKLKYSIKTKYEIL; translated from the coding sequence ATGAAATGGAAACATTTTTTACTGATCGGATTCATGGTATTCGGCAGTATGATTAATGCACAGGAAATCAAGAAAAACTTTATCGAAGTGACCGGCGTGGCCGAAATGGAGGTGGAACCGGATGAAATTATTTTCAATGTCGGAATCAAAGGAGATAACAAAAACCAGCTGGCCGACAACGAAAAACAGTTGTTTGAGATCCTGAAAAACAACGGGGTAAAAAACGAAGACATCAAATTCAAATCGATGTACCAGAATGTGTATTCCAAAGTAAAGATTTTCACAAAAAACCTTCAGTTTAAGGTGACCAAGAAAACGGATATGGGGAATCTTTTCGAAAGCCTTAATCAGAAATGGATAACGAGCATTAATATCGCTGAGATTAAAAATACCAAAATCGCCGATTTCAGGAAAACCGTAAAAGTCAATGCTTTGAAAGCAGCCAGAGAGAAGGCAGACTATCTGCTTGAAAGTATCGGCAAAAAAACAGGAACCCCGCTGGAAATCGTGGAAATTGAAGATTATACCAGTGATACCATCCTACCGATGAACTTCAGAGCAAAAACGGCTAATATCCAGCTGGAAGCTGCCGATGCCAGTGCCGATTATTCGTTTGAAAATATCGATAACATCAAGCTGAAATACAGCATCAAGACAAAATACGAAATCTTATAA
- a CDS encoding MFS transporter, whose protein sequence is MKIDKRIIPLAIGGLGIGTTEFTIMGLLPDMARSLQISIPEAGHLISAYAFGVVVGAPLLIGYSVKFPPKKVLIALMMIFTVFNALSAVAPDYTTMMIIRFLSGLPHGAFFGVGTVVATRMAAKGKEAFYISLMFTGLTIANLAMVPLVTYIGHTFHWRWYFAIVAVIGLLALLFLKLWLPVLETNQDTHFMEEMKFLKRKQAWLVLMITAIGFGGLFTWFSYITPLMTIVSGIKESQMAYVMILAGAGMVVGNLAGGYLSDRLNPEKTCVLLMSLMMVSLAGVFFLSEYQYISLALTFICGALSMSVAAPINIMMMKAAPKSEMMAAAFMQAAFNCANAMGAFLGGIPLEQGYSYNYPSLVGVGMTLIGLFIAFRYKQLYASQKPDENKMTTECVSCDS, encoded by the coding sequence ATGAAGATTGACAAAAGAATAATACCGCTTGCGATTGGCGGACTGGGAATCGGGACCACCGAGTTTACGATTATGGGACTGCTTCCCGATATGGCAAGAAGCCTGCAGATCAGTATTCCCGAAGCCGGACATCTTATTTCTGCTTATGCCTTCGGAGTTGTGGTGGGCGCACCGCTCCTGATCGGCTACTCGGTGAAGTTTCCGCCGAAAAAAGTGCTGATTGCCTTAATGATGATCTTTACGGTATTCAACGCCTTGTCGGCGGTTGCTCCGGATTATACGACGATGATGATCATCCGTTTTCTTTCCGGGCTTCCGCATGGTGCATTTTTCGGGGTAGGAACAGTGGTCGCCACGAGAATGGCAGCGAAAGGCAAGGAAGCCTTTTATATTTCCCTGATGTTTACAGGGCTCACCATTGCCAATCTTGCGATGGTTCCTTTGGTAACGTATATCGGGCATACTTTCCACTGGCGGTGGTATTTCGCTATTGTTGCGGTTATCGGCTTACTGGCCCTTTTGTTTCTGAAACTCTGGCTTCCGGTACTGGAAACCAATCAGGATACCCATTTTATGGAAGAAATGAAATTCCTTAAAAGAAAACAGGCCTGGCTTGTCCTGATGATCACCGCCATTGGTTTCGGTGGGCTATTCACATGGTTCAGCTATATCACGCCTTTAATGACGATTGTTTCGGGAATTAAGGAGAGCCAGATGGCGTATGTAATGATTCTTGCCGGGGCCGGAATGGTCGTAGGGAATTTGGCAGGGGGTTATTTATCAGACCGGCTGAATCCGGAAAAAACCTGTGTTTTGTTGATGTCTCTGATGATGGTTTCATTGGCGGGAGTTTTCTTCTTATCAGAGTATCAATATATTTCATTGGCATTAACGTTCATTTGTGGAGCCTTGTCCATGTCCGTAGCGGCACCGATCAACATTATGATGATGAAGGCGGCGCCGAAAAGCGAAATGATGGCGGCAGCTTTTATGCAGGCGGCTTTCAACTGTGCTAACGCGATGGGTGCGTTTCTCGGAGGTATCCCGCTGGAACAGGGATATTCGTATAATTATCCTTCGCTGGTAGGAGTCGGGATGACGCTGATTGGGTTGTTTATCGCTTTCAGATACAAGCAGCTGTACGCCTCGCAAAAACCTGATGAAAATAAAATGACAACGGAATGTGTTTCGTGCGATTCATAA
- a CDS encoding RNA polymerase sigma factor, with protein sequence MNDEQLFLLIGKAKEKDQKAQTRLINIFWVDVFSFVMKKVHDENDADEITVNVFSKVLSKLDMYDPHFQFKTWVLTIAQNTIIDFWRKKSRENQDPTENLDEVKNQYAKSPEELMISEEEQKKIIKTIESLDANYQDIIRLRFFEEKSIKEIAEELGISVANTKVRVMRAKKVLAELLKNNEFEDN encoded by the coding sequence ATGAACGACGAACAACTATTCCTGCTTATCGGTAAGGCAAAGGAAAAAGACCAGAAAGCCCAGACCAGGCTCATCAACATCTTTTGGGTGGATGTTTTTTCTTTTGTGATGAAAAAAGTTCATGATGAAAACGATGCCGATGAAATTACAGTAAATGTTTTTTCCAAAGTCCTTTCCAAGCTGGATATGTACGATCCGCATTTCCAATTTAAAACCTGGGTACTGACGATCGCCCAGAATACCATTATCGATTTCTGGAGAAAAAAATCCAGGGAAAACCAAGATCCTACCGAAAACCTGGATGAGGTAAAGAACCAATATGCAAAATCTCCTGAAGAGCTGATGATCTCCGAAGAAGAACAGAAAAAAATCATCAAGACCATCGAGTCGCTGGATGCCAACTATCAGGACATTATCCGGCTGAGATTTTTCGAAGAAAAGAGCATTAAAGAAATCGCTGAAGAGCTGGGAATTTCAGTTGCAAACACAAAAGTCCGGGTCATGCGTGCTAAAAAAGTCTTGGCAGAACTGTTGAAGAATAATGAGTTTGAAGACAATTAA
- a CDS encoding LytTR family DNA-binding domain-containing protein produces the protein MKIKAVIIDDELIAREVLINYLTKYCPQVEILGEAENIKEAVPLIAAKQPQLVFLDVEMPFGNAFDVLEATKEFSYETIFITAFSQYSLQALNKSASYYILKPIDIQELIVAVNKVAESIENREELNRNKILLENLKLKPEKQQLILPTLQGFDVVKTEDIIRLQADGNFTQVYLTDGSKKMVCRFLKHFDDLLEAPFVRVHRSHIINTNFVKSYHKSGTVTLSDDTEIEVSGSFKENFLKVFS, from the coding sequence ATGAAAATAAAAGCCGTAATCATAGACGATGAACTGATCGCCAGGGAAGTATTGATAAACTATCTTACCAAATACTGTCCGCAGGTCGAAATTTTAGGGGAAGCGGAAAACATCAAAGAAGCCGTTCCCTTAATCGCCGCTAAACAACCGCAGCTTGTTTTTCTGGATGTGGAGATGCCTTTTGGGAATGCCTTCGATGTATTGGAGGCCACGAAGGAATTTTCTTATGAAACCATTTTCATTACGGCATTTTCCCAATACTCGTTACAGGCCCTGAACAAATCCGCAAGCTATTATATTCTCAAGCCTATCGATATCCAGGAGCTTATCGTCGCAGTAAACAAAGTAGCGGAAAGCATTGAGAATAGGGAAGAGCTCAACCGGAATAAAATCCTGCTCGAAAATTTAAAATTAAAACCCGAGAAACAACAGCTGATTCTCCCTACATTACAGGGATTTGACGTAGTGAAAACGGAAGATATCATCAGGCTGCAGGCAGATGGCAATTTTACACAAGTCTACCTCACGGATGGTTCAAAGAAAATGGTCTGCCGTTTCCTGAAGCATTTCGACGACCTTTTGGAAGCCCCATTTGTCAGGGTTCACCGTTCGCATATCATTAATACGAATTTTGTAAAATCCTACCATAAAAGCGGAACCGTAACTCTTTCCGACGATACTGAGATCGAAGTCTCCGGCAGCTTTAAAGAAAATTTCCTGAAAGTATTTTCTTAG
- a CDS encoding STAS/SEC14 domain-containing protein has translation MITIIPEAPENVAAFSATGDVTKEDFQNLVLPHVQRKVDEYNELNYLLYLDTDLDKFTMGAWLQDAILGLKNLTQWNRAAIVTDKEGVQNFTDIFSVVMPGEFKSFPKGNLYNALYWCKNGNEVEA, from the coding sequence ATGATAACGATTATTCCAGAGGCTCCTGAGAATGTTGCTGCCTTCAGCGCAACGGGAGATGTGACGAAAGAAGATTTTCAAAACCTGGTACTTCCTCATGTACAACGAAAGGTGGACGAATACAATGAATTGAATTATCTGTTGTATTTGGATACAGACCTTGATAAATTTACCATGGGAGCCTGGCTGCAGGATGCGATTTTAGGATTAAAGAATTTAACCCAGTGGAACAGGGCCGCTATTGTTACAGATAAGGAAGGCGTGCAGAATTTCACTGATATTTTCAGTGTCGTAATGCCCGGAGAATTTAAGTCTTTCCCGAAAGGAAACCTTTACAATGCTTTGTACTGGTGCAAAAACGGGAATGAAGTAGAAGCGTAA
- a CDS encoding histidine kinase, translating to MKMLRLFVYFFLMISGNTMYSQSNKVAQEVRVQSKKLEKAVDTKDESAQADSYYNIGETFFNDGNFRKSEDYYTKAKNIYEKLNDKQNIEKVSRKLAQSQEKQNKIKPAISNYSRAAEVSPPKSRMLNTNDVTRLSPNSSESKEEAIQSNIRLSEKENDKGELAASYSQMADVNIQQNNIPEAEANLSSAYKISQKEAPQQALEINQKLTDLYVDNKKFDKAIEAKKKILKEDFVKENSRKQIQQIRELADIYIKKNDPQEAIDLLKKSYAIALEKGHTLEAQKSVEKLDSLYLVSENTDASVNLYRDFLGKLPQLLSKDKSLVDEKILEDTEQRITQLEKEKELKDELIRKKNVFNYGLIAALVILTGLMIFIFRTLKKVQVKNKKIALQSLRREMNPHFIFNSLNSVNHFIAMNNELEANQYLTKFSKLMRGVMENSTEDFIPFQQELDLLQNYLTLEKTRFSDKFDYEIDVDESLNTHSLKVPGMLIQPFLENAVWHGLRYRSTKGFLTLRFEKENQYLKIKIEDNGIGIEESKKQKTEHQKARKGRGMKNTLERIALLNDLYHQDIHCNITDKKNTEGVLVEIKYKLTDK from the coding sequence ATGAAAATGCTCCGACTTTTTGTGTACTTCTTCTTAATGATTTCCGGAAATACAATGTATTCCCAGAGCAATAAGGTCGCGCAGGAGGTCCGGGTGCAGAGCAAAAAGCTGGAAAAGGCGGTGGATACCAAAGACGAATCCGCACAGGCCGATTCCTACTACAATATTGGCGAAACCTTTTTCAACGACGGAAACTTCCGGAAAAGTGAGGATTATTACACTAAGGCAAAAAATATCTACGAAAAATTAAACGATAAGCAGAATATCGAGAAAGTAAGCCGTAAGCTGGCGCAGTCTCAGGAGAAACAGAACAAAATCAAACCGGCGATCAGCAACTACAGCAGAGCAGCAGAAGTAAGCCCGCCTAAGAGCCGTATGCTGAATACCAATGATGTCACCAGGCTTTCTCCGAATTCTTCCGAATCAAAGGAAGAGGCAATTCAAAGCAACATCAGGCTCAGTGAGAAAGAAAATGATAAAGGTGAGCTGGCGGCAAGCTACAGCCAGATGGCAGACGTCAATATTCAGCAGAACAATATTCCGGAAGCAGAAGCCAACCTGTCCAGTGCCTATAAAATTTCCCAGAAAGAAGCTCCGCAACAGGCATTGGAGATTAATCAGAAACTTACCGACCTGTATGTAGATAACAAAAAGTTTGATAAAGCAATAGAAGCCAAGAAAAAGATTCTGAAAGAAGATTTTGTAAAAGAAAATTCCAGGAAGCAGATTCAGCAGATCCGGGAGCTGGCAGATATTTACATTAAGAAGAATGACCCGCAGGAAGCCATCGATCTCCTAAAAAAATCCTATGCGATCGCCTTGGAAAAAGGCCATACGCTGGAAGCGCAGAAAAGTGTAGAAAAGCTCGACAGCCTTTACCTTGTTTCTGAAAATACGGATGCTTCGGTAAATCTCTATCGAGACTTTTTGGGAAAACTGCCGCAATTGCTGTCCAAAGACAAAAGCCTCGTCGACGAAAAAATACTGGAAGATACCGAACAGCGCATCACCCAGCTGGAGAAGGAAAAAGAGCTGAAGGACGAACTGATCCGTAAGAAAAACGTTTTTAACTATGGTCTGATCGCAGCACTTGTTATTTTAACGGGTTTAATGATCTTTATTTTCAGGACCCTGAAAAAAGTTCAGGTAAAAAATAAAAAAATTGCTTTGCAGTCGCTGCGCCGCGAAATGAACCCACATTTTATCTTTAACAGCTTGAATTCGGTGAACCATTTTATCGCTATGAATAATGAATTGGAAGCCAACCAGTATCTCACCAAATTTTCAAAGCTGATGCGTGGGGTCATGGAAAATTCAACAGAAGATTTTATTCCGTTTCAGCAGGAGCTGGATCTGCTGCAAAACTACCTGACTTTGGAGAAAACACGTTTTTCTGATAAATTCGATTATGAAATCGATGTGGATGAAAGCCTGAATACCCACAGCCTGAAAGTTCCGGGAATGCTCATACAGCCATTCCTGGAAAATGCCGTCTGGCACGGGCTGCGGTACAGATCCACCAAAGGATTTTTAACCCTGCGCTTTGAAAAAGAAAACCAATACCTGAAAATTAAGATCGAAGATAACGGCATTGGTATTGAAGAAAGCAAAAAACAGAAAACCGAACACCAGAAAGCCAGGAAGGGCCGTGGAATGAAAAATACACTGGAGCGGATTGCGCTGCTGAATGATCTCTATCATCAGGATATTCACTGCAACATTACGGACAAGAAGAATACGGAAGGAGTTTTGGTGGAAATTAAATATAAACTGACGGACAAATGA
- a CDS encoding SIMPL domain-containing protein, whose translation MKNIAVFATLILSQTLCSQVSGNINYRHQTQYPETTINIATPVADPDLNERIISVKGMANVKAEKYVAIFSVTQVGESAEEVNSLIENRITNSILRIKSYPGAETYVDMISFVPVYQYNAEKKTSSKKTYNEVPAGFELKKNIHIKFQDPSQLNDFIAILSKNEIYDLVRVDYFAGSIENIRKELMAKAKSSLEEKMKNLAYFSGEDFTYATKNINDGFRTLLPTEMYKSYEAYNSSSLALTRFANVNPAAKSVTLYYQPVLDKEFDFVINPVIHEPVIQILYEIKLSIKRNPEREKAEMNALKRGRKRFRLF comes from the coding sequence ATGAAAAACATCGCTGTATTCGCAACTTTGATCTTATCGCAAACCTTATGTTCACAAGTTTCCGGGAATATCAATTACCGGCATCAGACCCAATATCCGGAAACGACAATCAACATTGCTACTCCTGTCGCCGATCCTGATCTGAATGAGAGGATCATCAGTGTAAAAGGAATGGCTAATGTAAAAGCTGAAAAGTACGTAGCCATTTTCAGTGTGACGCAGGTCGGTGAAAGTGCGGAAGAAGTAAACAGCCTTATCGAAAACCGGATTACTAATTCCATCCTCCGGATAAAATCTTATCCGGGAGCGGAAACCTATGTGGATATGATCTCTTTTGTTCCGGTTTATCAGTATAACGCTGAAAAGAAAACTTCGAGCAAAAAAACCTATAATGAGGTGCCGGCCGGATTTGAGCTGAAGAAAAATATCCATATCAAATTCCAGGATCCTTCCCAGCTTAATGATTTTATTGCCATTTTATCAAAGAATGAAATTTATGATCTTGTACGGGTCGATTATTTTGCCGGCAGCATTGAAAATATCCGTAAAGAACTGATGGCAAAAGCCAAAAGTTCCCTGGAAGAAAAGATGAAAAACCTGGCGTATTTTTCCGGAGAAGATTTTACCTACGCAACAAAAAATATAAATGATGGCTTCAGGACACTCCTGCCTACGGAAATGTATAAATCCTATGAAGCCTACAACAGTTCGTCGCTTGCACTTACCAGGTTTGCCAATGTAAATCCGGCAGCAAAATCCGTAACCCTGTATTATCAGCCTGTCCTCGATAAGGAATTTGATTTTGTTATCAATCCGGTGATCCACGAACCGGTGATCCAGATACTCTACGAGATAAAGCTCAGCATTAAAAGAAATCCCGAAAGAGAAAAAGCGGAAATGAATGCATTAAAGAGAGGCAGGAAGCGGTTCAGATTGTTTTAG
- a CDS encoding AraC family transcriptional regulator, with translation MKIQKEIIEFEEGKSFKLFSPSLKNCFFWHYHPEIELVYVEASNGIRHVGKNISDFKDSDLLLIGSNVPHLNFDYKIQTECKQLVLQMRENFLQEYIIPVPEFENIKTLLEKSYLGLSFSGETKKTVVDKLHRMKNENAFSSFMGLIEILQILSESDEVKELNNEDTRIKWFLNDKIRMGTIYDYIHEHYDKAPNVNVIANNVNLSTPAFCRYFKKQTDMTFTDFVNNYRINQAKLLLLQNSCVTEVCFQVGFESLSYFNKLFKKYIGETPSAFKKKHLSKIAN, from the coding sequence ATGAAAATTCAGAAAGAAATTATTGAATTTGAAGAAGGTAAATCTTTCAAGCTATTTTCGCCATCGCTTAAAAACTGTTTCTTCTGGCATTACCATCCTGAAATAGAGCTTGTCTACGTGGAAGCCAGCAACGGGATCCGCCATGTCGGAAAAAACATTTCGGATTTTAAAGACAGCGACCTGCTGCTGATTGGGTCCAATGTTCCTCACCTTAATTTTGATTATAAGATCCAGACCGAATGTAAACAGCTGGTCCTGCAGATGCGCGAAAATTTCCTTCAAGAATATATTATTCCCGTTCCTGAATTTGAAAATATCAAAACCCTTCTGGAAAAGTCTTATTTAGGCCTATCGTTTTCTGGAGAAACCAAAAAGACGGTCGTCGATAAACTGCACCGGATGAAAAATGAAAATGCATTCTCTTCTTTTATGGGCCTTATCGAAATTCTGCAAATCCTCTCCGAATCCGACGAAGTAAAAGAACTGAATAACGAAGACACGCGCATCAAATGGTTTCTGAACGACAAGATCCGGATGGGGACAATTTACGATTATATCCATGAGCACTACGATAAAGCCCCCAATGTAAATGTGATCGCAAACAATGTAAACCTCAGCACCCCTGCATTCTGCCGCTACTTCAAAAAACAGACGGATATGACCTTCACCGATTTCGTGAATAATTACCGGATCAACCAGGCCAAATTGTTGCTGCTGCAAAATTCCTGCGTTACGGAAGTTTGTTTTCAGGTAGGATTTGAAAGCCTCTCCTACTTCAATAAATTATTTAAAAAATACATCGGGGAAACACCTTCTGCTTTTAAGAAAAAACATTTGAGTAAAATAGCGAATTAG